The genomic region GCCCGCGAGCAGGGCTGGGTGCCCGATGGGGCCGAGCCGACCATTCGGGGCGGCCGCCTGGTGCTGCCGGTGCTAGCTGAGCACAAGCGCCGTGTGAAGGGTTTGATTCACGATGAATCGGCTACGGGGCAGACGGTGTACATTGAGCCGGAAGCGGTATTCGAGCTGAACAACGACATCAAGGACCTTGATAATGCCTACCAGCGCGAGTTGATTCGCATTCTGACCTCGCTCACCGACCAGCTCCGTCCCCACATTCCCGACCTGCGCAAGGCCTACCAGTACCTGGGGCTGATTGATTTCATCCGGGCCAAGGCACGGCTGGCGCAACGTCTCGATGCTACGTTGCCCTTGCTGCATCCGCGCCCGCTTATGCAGTGGCGCACGGTGCGTCACCCACTGCTCTACCTTTCGTTTCAGGAGCAGGCCAAGAAAAAACGCGCTGCCGATGAGCCTGCCGAAGCGCCCCGCGAAGTGGTGCCACTGGATATTGACCTAACGCCGGAACAGCGCATTCTGCTGATTTCGGGACCGAACGCCGGGGGTAAGTCGGTGGCAATGAAGACGGTAGGGCTGGTGCAGTACATGCTGCAGTGCGGCCTACTGATTCCGGCCGACGGCACTTCCGAGGCGGGTGTATTCGAGGATGTGTTCCTGGACATCGGTGACGAGCAGAGCCTGGAAAACGACCTGAGTACATACTCCTCACACTTGCTGAACATGAAGCAGTTTCTGCTGTTTGCCGGCAAGCGCAGCCTGATTCTGATTGACGAGTTCGGTACCGGTACCGAGCCCATGTTGGGTGGCTCTATTGCCGAAGCCGTGCTGAACCAGCTAAACCAGGTGCGGGCGTTTGGGGTCGTCACCACGCACTACACCAACCTCAAAAACTTCGCCGAGCGCACGGCGGGCATCGTGAACGGGGCCATGCGCTATGACCCTGAGCAATTGCAACCGCTCTATCGCCTGGAAATCGGTAAGCCGGGTTCGTCGTTTGCCATCGAGATTGCGCGTAAAATCGGGCTGCCCAAACAGATTGTGGAGCGCGCTACGCAGCTGGTTGGCAAGGACAAAATCCGCTACGACCGCCTGCTCGAAGGCCTCGAAAAAGAGAAAACCGAGCTGGAGCAACGCACCGCCGAAGCTGCCAAGCAGGAGCGCCGCCTGAAAAAAGCCGCCCAGGAATACCAGGATCTGAAGCGCTACCTCGAGGAAACCCAGCTCGATGTGCTGCGCGATGCCAAGCAGAAAGCCAAGGCGCTGCTCAAGGATACCAATCAGCAGATTGAGGCCACCATCACCGAAATCCGCCGCTCGCAGGCTGAGAAGGAGCAGACCAAGGAAGCTCGCCAGAAACTTGATGAGTTTGTGCGCGAGAAGCTGCAGATTGAGCCGCCCAAGCCCCGCCCTACTCGCGAAATGGCCGACGCTACTACCCTGAAAGCCGGCGACCGGGTAGCCCTACTGGGCCAGGAGGGCCACGGCGAAATCATTGGGGTGAAAGGTAAAAACGCGGAGGTGCTGTTTGGCGGCATGAAAACCTTCGTGAAGGTGAATCAGCTGGAAAAGCTGAGCCGGGCCGAGGTGCGCGAGCGGGAAAAGAAAGCCGAAAGAACCGTGTATTCCGGCGCTGGCGCGGGCCTGGACCTCACCGGTCGTATGGCCGATTTCAGCCCTACCCTCGACCTGCGTGGCGAGCGGGCCGAAGATGCCTTGCATAAGGTAATGGCCTTCGTGGACGACGCCGTAATGTTTGGCATTCCCGAAATCAAGGTGTTGCACGGCCGTGGCAATGGCGTGCTGCGCCAGGTAGTGCGCGACTACCTACGCTCCGTGCGCAGCATTGCCACCGTGGGCGACGAGCACGCCGACCGTGGCGGCGACGGCGTGACGCTGGCCGTGCTGAAGTAACCTAGCGTTGGGGCCTCATACTCGTCTGCCCGGCGAAGGGTGTCTGCTACGTATTCGCGTGCAGCGAATGCTAAATTAAAAAGCCCCCGCACCAAACCAGTTGGGCGGGGGCTTTTGCTTGCGGTATGCACTGGCTGCCTACATGCATTGTATTCTCCGGTAAGCCGAAACGCATTAAAGACGTGTAAGCTACTACCCCAGAATTGCCAGCAGAAACGGCCATGTTCCGCTACATGATATTCACCTCGGGGTGTAGCTCCACACCAAACTTGGCCCTCACCGATGCAATAATTTCATAGGCCAGCGCCTGAATATCGGCGCCTTGCGCGCCGCCGTGGTTCACCAGCACCAGGGCCTGCCGGTCGTGCACGCCGTGCTGGCCACGGCGGTGGCCTTTCCAGCCGCTTTGCTCAATCAGCCAGGCGGCGGGCACCTTCACGCCACCGGGTACAGGGTAGCCAGGAAGGCCGGGGTAGGCGGCTTTCAGTTCGTCGTACTTGTGCTGGGAGAGTTCGGGATTTTTGAAAAAGGAGCCGGCATTGCCAATTTCGGCAGGGTCGGGCAGCTTGCTGCGACGGATGTGCATCACGGCCTCGCTCACCTGGCGCGGGGTAGGGGGCGTGTCGGCGGCCAGGCC from Hymenobacter aerilatus harbors:
- a CDS encoding endonuclease MutS2, whose product is MIFPNNFEQKIGFSQLRELLDSFCLSPLGRQFVAKMQFQTKHDQLLKLLQQTNEFRQLLQSGADFPGQHYHDVHPHLVRANLPGAYLDVAAFFAIKMSLRTIREALVFFVHAEEGLYPTLRLLGIGVQVDRNLLAALDKVVDDDGHVRDNASPLLFQLRQELINRQGMLRKQIAGVLRHAREQGWVPDGAEPTIRGGRLVLPVLAEHKRRVKGLIHDESATGQTVYIEPEAVFELNNDIKDLDNAYQRELIRILTSLTDQLRPHIPDLRKAYQYLGLIDFIRAKARLAQRLDATLPLLHPRPLMQWRTVRHPLLYLSFQEQAKKKRAADEPAEAPREVVPLDIDLTPEQRILLISGPNAGGKSVAMKTVGLVQYMLQCGLLIPADGTSEAGVFEDVFLDIGDEQSLENDLSTYSSHLLNMKQFLLFAGKRSLILIDEFGTGTEPMLGGSIAEAVLNQLNQVRAFGVVTTHYTNLKNFAERTAGIVNGAMRYDPEQLQPLYRLEIGKPGSSFAIEIARKIGLPKQIVERATQLVGKDKIRYDRLLEGLEKEKTELEQRTAEAAKQERRLKKAAQEYQDLKRYLEETQLDVLRDAKQKAKALLKDTNQQIEATITEIRRSQAEKEQTKEARQKLDEFVREKLQIEPPKPRPTREMADATTLKAGDRVALLGQEGHGEIIGVKGKNAEVLFGGMKTFVKVNQLEKLSRAEVREREKKAERTVYSGAGAGLDLTGRMADFSPTLDLRGERAEDALHKVMAFVDDAVMFGIPEIKVLHGRGNGVLRQVVRDYLRSVRSIATVGDEHADRGGDGVTLAVLK